The following are encoded together in the Phragmites australis chromosome 19, lpPhrAust1.1, whole genome shotgun sequence genome:
- the LOC133900703 gene encoding succinate dehydrogenase assembly factor 2, mitochondrial-like — MAAALLRRALHLRRVLPSPSSPLPASSAHRLLSAFATTASQQNAATAVDLSSDESRRRLVNRLVYRSKQRGFLELDLVLGSWVEQHVHAMDEANIRALLQVLDIENPDLWKWLTGQEQPPEDLNTNHVFAAIKSKITENLAKHASPETRSTPGQPWVRGWDDISKGKDGPKYGNQ; from the exons ATGGCGGCCGCGCTCCTCCGCCGCGCGCTCCACCTCCGCCGCGTCCTCCCTTCGCCCTCGTCCCCCCTCCCCGCCTCCTCCGcccaccgcctcctctccgCCTTCGCCACCACAGCGTCCCAGCAgaacgccgccaccgccgtggACCTCTCCTCCGAcgagagccgccgccgcctcgtcaACAG GCTGGTGTACCGGAGCAAGCAGAGGGGATTCCTGGAGCTGGACCTGGTGCTGGGGAGCTGGGTCGAGCAGCACGTCCACGCCATGGACGAGGCCAACATCCGCGCACTACTGCAAGTGCTCGACATC GAGAACCCAGATTTGTGGAAATGGCTTACTGGTCAGGAGCAACCACCCGAAGATCTGAACACTAATCAT GTGTTTGCTGCCATCAAGTCGAAAATCACAGAAAACCTGGCCAAGCATGCTTCTCCAGAGACCCGATCAACGCCAGGTCAGCCATGGGTAAGAGGATGGGATGACATTTCGAAAGGCAAAGATGGACCAAAGTACGGAAACCAGTGA